The window ACATTACAACGCTTACTAAACAATTCAGCAAGCGTTTTTTGACAGTGTTGTAACAATAAAGCACTATGCCATCGTTGCTATCGTTTTACGAAAACGCAACAAGGCAAATGAAAAGAAGACAATACCTATAATTAACAACACGATAAACTGTGGCCACACAATCTGGAATCCTGCTCCACGATATAAAATCGCCTGGGCAAGGCTGACAAAGTGAGTTGTTGGCATTGTTAACATAATGTCTTGAACTAGCTGAGGCATACTTTCACGAGCCGTCATTCCTCCGGAAAGCATATTTAATGGTAATAACACAAGGATCATTAATAGCCCGAATTGAGGCATAGAACGTGCTAACGTTCCCATAAAAATACCGATTGATGTAGTCGCGAACAAACTAAGCGCCACACCGCCCATAAATAGCAAAATAGAGCCTTCTATCGGAACTTGTAATAATGTTTTCACCACCAGCAATAATGAAACACCAGAAGCGACAAGTACCACTAGCCCCATCGACCAAATTTTAGACAGCATAATTTCAAACGGTGTTAATGGCATAACCATTAAATGTTCAACGGTTCCATGCTCTCTCTCGCGAATTAAAGCCGCGCCAGTAAGGACAATCGATAACATAGTGATGTTATTGATAATTGCCATTACTGAACCAAACCACGATTGAGTTAAGTTAGGGTTAAAACGCATACGAACTTCCAGATCAACTGGTAAGCTGGCATTACTACGATATTTAGCTAAGAATTCATTCACTTCACCTAATGTGATGTTTTGAATATAACTATTTCCCAAAAATGCTTGGCTCATACGCGTTGCATCGATATTAACTTGAATCTCCGGATGACGACCTGCGAGTACATCTCTTTGAAAATTTGGAGGAATATCTAAAGCAAAGGTATAGGTTCCTCTATCAAGCAGGCCATCAATCTGTTCCGGTGTTACATCCGCTGGAGGGTTAAAATAAGGTGCATAAAAACTATTGATAATGCGATTTGATAATTGTGATTTATCCTGATCAGCAATCGCTATTGGTGCATTATGCAATGACCCTGGTGTTACTGTTGCAGATGAGTAAATCGACACCGTAAAAGCAAAGACAATCAATGCTAACATCGCTTTATCTCGCCCTAAACTGCGAAGTTCTTTGACTCCCAAATGAAATATATTTAGTAACTTACGCATCATTGGTTAGGACTCCTGTTTTTTCAGGAAAATAACACTGAGGCCGATCACTATTGGAATAGTGATCAATAAAGGAATAAATGAAGCCTGTAAGTCAAACAAGTTCAGCCCTTTCGAGAAAGTCCCTCGTGTTATTGTCAAAAAATGAGATGTTGGATACACCATACCTACCCAGCGTCCAATACCTTCAAGCGATGATACAGGATCAATCATGCCTGAAAATTGTGTTGCGGGAATGAGCGTAATAATGGCGGTACCAAAGATAGCGGCAATTTGGCTCTTCATAAAACAGGAGATCAGCAACCCCATACCCGTTGCAATTGTTATATAAAGAAAAGCGGCCAGCGTTAAAGTGAGAAAACTGCCTTTAAAACTCACCCCAAAAACAAATACGCTCAATGCACATAACATCAGAAAGTTAAACATCCCCAATAAAATATAAGGGAGCTGTTTACCCAATAAAAATTCCAATTTGGTGATCGGGGTGACATAAAGATTAATCATCGACCCCAATTCTTTCTCACGTACGACACTCAACGCACTGAGCATAGCTGGGATCATCATCAGCAATAATGGAATCACTGCTGGGACAATCGCAGGTAAGCTTTTAACATCAGGGTTATAGCGATAACGGGTTTGAATATCGATAACTGGCATACCGACTACCCCAGCAGGTTGTTTGGCCGCCATCGTACTTAACCACGCTAAATGCATCGCCTGTACATACCCACGAACAGTCTCAGCACGGTTAGGCATAGCACCATCAACCCATACACCGATTTTCACTGAGTGCCCTTTTGCGATATCTCGTGCAAAATTGGGAGGAATTTCAATAGCCACAGAGACTTTGCCGCTACGTAACGCGGTTTCCAATTCATCGTAATCTTGAAGTGGAGGCTGTTCGATAAAGTAACGTGAGCCCGCAAGATTTAGCGTATAGCCTTGGCTTAATCCTGTTTGGTCACGGTCGAGTACTGAGAAACGTAAATTTTCCACGTCCATACTGATCCCATACCCCATAATAAACATCAGGATCACCGTACCAAGTAACGCCAGTGTCGAACGAACAGGGTCGCGTCTTAATTCCATGCCTTCGCGAATACTATAGCTAAACAATCGACGCAAACTAAAACGGCTTTTCAGTGCTTCATCAGCCTGTTTTTTAAGCTCAGGGTCAACATGAAATTCGGGTGCAGTATCCTTAGTTGCCCCCGCTTCCCCTACAGCATCTTGCAAGTAAGCAATAAAAGTTTCTTCCAGTGTTGTTAATTGACGTTTTTTAATAAGGTTAGCAGGCGTATCACAATCCAGAACTTTCCCTGCATGCATTAATGAAATACGGTCACAACGCTCCGCTTCATTCATAAAGTGAGTGGAAATAAAAATAGTGACACCGTCACGTCTAGACAGATCAACCATTAAATTCCAGAACATATCTCGAGCGACAGGGTCAACACCAGACGTCGGTTCATCAAGTATCAGCATTTCTGGACGATGAATAACAGCAACAGCGAGTGATAATCGCTGGCGAATACCCAGCGGTAAATCATCAGGCATTGTGTCTCGCACTTCATCTAAATCAAATCGCTGACACATTTCATCAATACGTTGCTGAATTTGCTCATCGGGAATATGGAATAATTTAGCGTGCAATACTAAGTTTTGTTCAACACTTAGTTCACTATAGAGAGAGAAAGCCTGTGACATATAGCCAACACGTTTACGTGTTTCAATGTCTTTCGGGTCAATCTCTTGCCCAAATAGCCACGCTTGCCCTTCACTTGCTTGTAGTAAGCCAGTCAACATTTTCATCGTCGTTGACTTACCACAACCGTTTGATCCTAAAAAGCCAAATATCTCACCTTTAGGGATTTTAAAGTTAACGTGGTCCACCGCAACAAATTGCCCAAAACGCATCGTTAAGTCTTGTGCTTCGATTGCGATGACATCGTCATCAGAGGTGTCACGAGGCGGAATCACAACCTTTTTATGGCCTTGACGCTTCTCTTCTGGCAATAACGCAATGAATGCGGCCTCAAGGTCATCGCATTGAGTTTGTGATTTCAGCTCAGTCGCGTGTCCTGTCGCCATGACTTTCCCATCATCCATTGCAACAAGCCAATCAAAACGCTCAGCTTCTTCCATATACGCTGTCGCGACTAACACACTCATATTCGTTTGTCGTTCACGAATACGTTCAATGAGATCCCAAAATTGCGCACGCGATAATGGGTCAACGCCAGTTGTCGGCTCATCAAGGATCAGTAAGTCGGGGTCATGAATTAATGCACAGCACAACCCTAACTTTTGTTTCATACCACCTGACAGTTTCCCTGCCGGTCGATCTTTAAAAGGAGCTAGCCCAGTACTTTCTAGTAGGTCATTAATACGGTATTGTCGCTCTTCTTTTGATTGACCAAATAGACGACCAAAAAAATCGACGTTTTCATAAACCGACAGAGTATGGTACAAGTTTTTCCCCAAACCTTGTGGCATATAAGCAATTTTGGGGCACACTTCTCGGCGATGCTCTTTGTCCGCCATGTCACCACCAAGTACCATCACTTTGCCTTGTTGGATCTCTCTTGCCCCAGCAATTAATGAAATTAAACTTGATTTTCCAACCCCATCAGGACCAATTAACCCAACCATTTTTCTAGCAGGAATTGATAAGGTAATGTCATCCAATGCACAATTATCACCGTAATGCTGGCTGACATGGCTTAAATCTACTATCACATCATCCATCAAATTATGGGTCATTGTGGTAATCTCACCTCTAGGTCAGTTGGCCATTGTGCATCCGCATCTAAACGTACATAAGCTTTACCAGGTAAGCCTGTTTTGACATATTCGAGATGTTTTTCCAGTAATTCTGGAGAAATTCGCGCACGAACACGGAACATTAATTTCAAACGTTCATTCTGTGTTTCAACGGTTTTTGGCGTGAATTGCGCGACACTTGCAACAAAAGTTGCTTTCGCGGGAATAACAATATTGGGAGCCGCGTCTAATACAATATGAACATCACTACCTAATGCAACTTTTCCGGCATCTTCAGTCGGTAAGAAGAAGGTCATATAGACATCACTGAGGTCAACCATATTCAATACTCTACCCCCAGCCCCTAATACTTCTCCCGGCTCAGCTACGCGATATTGAATACGTCCATTTCGTGGTGCTTTAAGTACACTATCATCTAAGTCAGCAATAATACGTCTTTCCGTTGCTGTCGCTGCATCAACACGCGTTTTAGCCTGTACAACACCTGCTTTTGCTGAATCAATAGCGGCTATTGAGGCGGCAACTTGTGCTTTAGCGGCTTGTAGTGCTGCTCTTGCCCCCTGAACCTGAGCAGTGTCATCATCCACTTGTTGCTGAGAAACGGCTTTCGTTTTTACTAATGCACGAGAGCGATTAAGCCGTTTTTGGGCCGCATCAAGTTCTGCTTCTCGTTGACGAACAACAGCCTGCGCGGCTAATTTTTCACTTTCCCTCTGAACTAAGCCCGACTCAGCAGTTGATACATTACTAATTGCTTGGCGCAATTGCGCTTGCACTTCATGAAGCTGCTCTTGTAGCGCCCGAGTATCCATTTTGGCAAGAACTTGGCCTTCCTTGACAAAATCCCCTTCTCTCACAGTAATAGAATCTATACGCCCAGCCGTTTTCGTCGCGATATCAATTTCTGTTGCTTCAATACGACCGTTACTTTCCGCGAATCCAGCAGGTAGATTATTCGAATTCACGCTCCAATAATAAAAACCACCGGCAGCAATAATTAAAATAATAACAACATAAAATATGATCTTTTGTTTATTTATTTTCATACCATCCCTTCTTTTTTCTTTATGTGAAAGAAAATAGCTAATTTAAATTTCAGTATTACCCATGTTGTCTAATCACAGCAAAAAATAGTAAAACCAAGAAAATAAAAATGTTGATGGCTATTTTTATTTTAACATATTGACGCAACACTCCTTTTTGGACTTACTTATTTGTACATTCGCTATCCCTTTAATTTAATTCTATTTTATCCTTATTCGCCTTAAGTAAAATAGCACATATATCACAAAATACCATATTCAAAAATTAAAAAGACTTTCTTGGCACTTATTGCTTAAAATTTATTTAGCAACAAAAAAACAATGCTAACAATAAATCTTGCTAGCATTGTTTTGTTATAAAATTAACTTTTGATGTAATTAATTTATAAATTTAGCAATCGCTTTTTCATCCAGTCGATAGCGTACCCATTCATCTTGTGGTTCCGCTCCAATACTTTTATAAAAATCAATTGCAGGTTGATTCCAATCTAAAACACTCCATTCTAAACGCTGGCATTTTCTTTCACTGGCAATCATTGCGATATGTTTTAATAATTTTTTACCTGCACCTGCCCCGCGATAATCCGGAGAGACATATAAATCTTCTAAGTAGATACCATTATTCCCTAACCAAGTCGAATAACTGGAAAAAAAGACCGCATAACCCGCTGGTTTACCATCTACATAGCAAATTAAAGCCTCTGTATTTGAATTTTCACCAAATAATGAGTTTTCTATATCGGTAACTGAGGCTTTAACTTCATGACGTGCTTTTTCATATTCTGCTAGTTCGATGATCATTTCCAAAATCAAATTAGCATCTTTCATTGTGGCTGGTTTTATTTCTACATTCATTTTGGTGTTTCCTATATGTTTACGCCTTGATTTTACTCTAAAATTATTACTCACCACAGCCACTAACAGTTTTATTCATGACACTTTTAATGCCATTAGAATCATTTATAACAATACCTAAACATAATGCATCATTGTGATTGATTGATAATGGCTAGGCTTGTTATGATGACGACATTGTTCAACACTAGAAAAAAGGAGGCTTATTATGACGTTGTGTGATCTTATTGATTATTCACACTTCTTTGGTAATCGCCAAAGCTCAGGCTTTCACAGTGAAATACTGCGATAACCCTGCCTGAGCGAAGCTCCCAAAAGATATCTTCCTCAGCTTACTGGGTTGTCGTCCTGACTATACCCTGGCATTGCTATGCCTAAAATTTGAGTAAGCTATGAGCACATTATTATCTGTAAAATCATTAAACTATGATACTTCTACCACCTCTTTATTGAGTGACATTACCTTTACGCTACAACGCGGCGATCGCATTGGTCTTATTGGCCATAACGGCAGTGGCAAAAGTACATTATTGAAGCTTTTGACCGGCCAGTTATCGCCTAACAGTGGCAGCATTACTTATGCTAATCAGTGTATTACCGCTTATATTGAACAGCATCTGCCTGAAGAAGTCGCACAATTGTGTTTAATCGATGCAATCATGCAACAACTCCCAGTTGCAGAGCGCCTATCCGAACGTTGGCGAGCAGAAGTTTTGCTAGCTGATTTAGGATTCACTGAGATGCAATGGACACAAAAAGCCAATCAAATTAGTGGCGGGCAGCATACTCGATTACTGTTAGGTAGAGCATTAATTCAGCAACCGGATCTCATGCTATTGGATGAGCCAAGTAACCACCTTGATCTCCCCACACTGATTTGGTTAGGTAACTTTTTACAACAGTGGAAAGGCAGCTTTGTTTTAGTCTCTCACGACCAGGATCTACTTGATAAAGTGACTAACTGCACATGGATATTGCGAGATAAAACGTTACATTTCTTCCGGCTTCCATGCTCATCTGCACGTCAGTTACTGAATCAAAAAGACCTTGCTGATGAAAAACGTCACCAAGCAGAACAAAAAGAGATCGATCGCATTGCAGTGAGTGCCAAGCGTTTGGCTATATGGGGTCAAGTTTATGATAACGAAGACCTTTCTCGTAAAGCAAAGCAGATGGAAAAACATATTGATAGGCTTAAAGACGCCCAAACCGAGCTAACTGACGGCTATCAATGGACATTGGCGCTAAATGGTAAATCAATCCCTGCGGATAGAGTGCTGGAATTAGATCATGCCAACATTAAGACTCCTGATGAGAAGTTGCTTTTCACTACAGGTTTTCATCAGGTCAAGAGTGGTGATCGTATTGCCATTATTGGTGCGAATGGTTGCGGTAAATCCACTTTATTACGTTTATTATGGCAACGTTTTAAAGCGGATGAGCGATACAGTGACCAATTAACGTTTCATCCATCTATCAATGCAGGTTATTACGACCAACAGCTTGAGCAACTCAATGATAATGACAGTTTATCTGATGCCTTACGACCTTTTGCTAGCTTAGTTGATGAACAACGCAAAATGGCATTAATTGGTGCAGGTTTTCCTTATGCACGCCACCAACAAAAAGTAGCCACACTGAGTGGGGGTGAACGAGCACGGTTGCTATTTATTGGCTTGAGTTTGGCTCAATATGAGCTGGTGATGCTAGATGAACCCACGAACCACCTTGATCTTGAAGGTAAGGAAGCACTGAGTGAGCAAATTGCACAATTTGCAGGCGCATTGCTCGTGGTTAGCCATGATAAATGGTTAATTGAAACAAGCTGCCAGCGTTTTTGGTATATCAATAATCATCGATTAGAAGAGTATCTTGACGTCGAGGAGGTTTACCAACAAATCGAACAACAATCACATTTGCAACATAACGACACGATGAACCAAAGAGCTGTTTCACCCGCGATAAATGAGACAGTCTCCCAATCGACCGCTTATGAAGATGAATTGTTGGAAAAGTTACTGTTACTTGAGGAAAAGCTGCAAGCTGACAAACAACGTAAGTTGGCCCATCAAAAGCCACAGCTCCAGCAACAATGGATGGATGAAATAGAAAAAATACAGGCACGACTCAACTTGTAATTAAAAATCCCCCAATAACGGGTTTATTGGGGGATTGAGAATACGAGGGAAACATCCCCTTATCACCGAATACCTTATAGTTTAAGGTAGGCTGTTTTTTATTTTCATGGCCTTTTCTGTTTAAAAATAGGCGACATAACGCTGATTGCCGTCATTAAACGCAAAAAGTTATGCCATGAACAATAAATTGCTAAACTCCCCCTACCTAACTATTTTCTTATTTGGTACGTTGACGTTTAGCTCGTTTAAAATAGGATGTCGGCACTTTTGGGCACACAACCTCTTTAAATTTTTTATCTTGTACAACTTCCGTTTTTACCTCAGCGCCTTCGACACTTTCGCTCGATGGTGTCTTTACATTATCTTTCATATATGAAGACTCTTTTGCTTGAATAATATTATTCGTTTTAGCCATGTTCATTTTCCTCTGTTGTCAATACTGAGTTCACTTGCTCAATACGTTCAACAGCACTATTAATAATTTCAACAACACGAGTTGATTGTTCTTTAGTCAACTCCTGCAAAACAATTTTATGTCGCAACAATGATTTAAATTTATCTACAGCGAGCTCAATTTCTTTGGCAAATTGATTGCCCGCTTTAAGCTCTTGCGCATAATTCAATTTCAGCTTTACTTCAGCTAAAATTTCGGTTTTCAGTAACAAGAAACATTTGCCTTCCGGTGTCAGTGAATAGCACTTCCGCCCTTTGCCCTGTTCTTTTTGTGCTGTGATAAACCCTAGCTCTTCCAATAACGTCAGTGTTGGATATATAACACCTGGACTAGGGCAATAAAACCCTGCGGTTTCATTTCCTATTTTCTTAATCAGCTCATAACCATAATTTGCCCCGTCAGCCAATAAATGGAGAATATAAATACGTAGCTGCTTTGGGTTAAACATACGGCTTAAACTTTTGCCATCACAAGCACACGACTCTGATTGCTGTTCACTGTTCATTCATATTCTCAGAGAGACTCTCTAAATTAAAAACCGATATATCTAATATCATAGTGTATTTTTCAAAGATTTCCAGTTTAGATATATCTGTTTTTTTGCATAAAATGCTAATGATAACCATTCCTATTTTGAATGATCGAAAAAGAGGGATTAATAAATGAATTTCTTGTTGATGCCTCAGTGGCGCTATTTTGAAAGGTTATATTCGTCACTCAGTGATAGGCGGGTTGACGTATGAAGCAAAGCCAATCACGAATAACTTGATTGGCTTTGTTTGTTTTAATGAAAATCGAAGTTAGCCCACATTTGGAATGATGTTAAATGCAATAGCGAATTGAACACCTATGACGACAATTCCACACAAGAAGACAATCACTAATGCTAATGCTCCACCTGTAACTTGGTATTTGCGCTCATTTCTTAATCTTGATTTAAATGCTAAGGCACTTGGTAGTAACAAGGCTAGGATGGATAAAGCAATTGCCGCAAAGCCTAATGCCATAATAAACCCTTTTGGATAAAAGAGTGCAAAGACTAAAGGAGGCAAGAAAGTTAATAGCCCAGTTTGAATACGGCCCGACATATTATCTTGGCGTTTAAATAAATCGGCTAAGAAATCAAACAAGCCTAATGCAACACCGAGGAACGAAGTCGCAAGCGCTAGACTCATAAACATCTGAGCAATAAATTCTGTTCTCGCTGACATCACAACATTACGGATCGCATCTAATAGGCCATTTAGTCCTGAATTTTCTGCAAGTATTCCGACAAATGTCGTTGTGCTAATACTACCCAGAGTGGCAATTTGCCATAAAATATAGGCAATCAATGGGATCGCGCTACCGATAATAAAAATTATCCGGAGCTTTTTCACATCCCCACCCATGTATTTCACAATACTAGGTACACTGCCATGAAAGCCAAATGAAGTAAAAAATACAGGAATTGCAGAGAGAATTAATACTTGCTCTGTGGGTGCCGACAATAAATTTTGCTGTTCAACATGCGGCAACATCAATGCGAGTATAATGACTAAAAAGACAATTTTAGCAGCAAACAAAATGCGGTTAATAAAATCAACAGAGGATGTACCAAAACACACTACGCCTCCACCGATGATGGTAAAAATCACAATTCCCATCCAGTCCGCCATTTCAATGGATAAACTGCTTTTTAAGTTCGATGTGATGATTTCCCCTGCTCCACTCACATAGGCAGCTGTCAGCGCATACATGAGGAACATCATACTAAAGCCGGTAATAAACTTACCACCAGAACCTAAATAGCGTTGAGCTACGGAGCCTATACCCGTTTCCGACGACTCATGCTGATATACTTCAACTAACAATAACGCGGTGTAGCACATTAATGCCCAAAGAGCGAATAACATCACTAAGCTTACCATTGAGCCGTTGCCAGCTGCCGCTATCGGCA of the Providencia stuartii genome contains:
- the tyrP gene encoding tyrosine transporter TyrP, with amino-acid sequence MLAMPIAAAGNGSMVSLVMLFALWALMCYTALLLVEVYQHESSETGIGSVAQRYLGSGGKFITGFSMMFLMYALTAAYVSGAGEIITSNLKSSLSIEMADWMGIVIFTIIGGGVVCFGTSSVDFINRILFAAKIVFLVIILALMLPHVEQQNLLSAPTEQVLILSAIPVFFTSFGFHGSVPSIVKYMGGDVKKLRIIFIIGSAIPLIAYILWQIATLGSISTTTFVGILAENSGLNGLLDAIRNVVMSARTEFIAQMFMSLALATSFLGVALGLFDFLADLFKRQDNMSGRIQTGLLTFLPPLVFALFYPKGFIMALGFAAIALSILALLLPSALAFKSRLRNERKYQVTGGALALVIVFLCGIVVIGVQFAIAFNIIPNVG
- the rbbA gene encoding ribosome-associated ATPase/putative transporter RbbA — its product is MTHNLMDDVIVDLSHVSQHYGDNCALDDITLSIPARKMVGLIGPDGVGKSSLISLIAGAREIQQGKVMVLGGDMADKEHRREVCPKIAYMPQGLGKNLYHTLSVYENVDFFGRLFGQSKEERQYRINDLLESTGLAPFKDRPAGKLSGGMKQKLGLCCALIHDPDLLILDEPTTGVDPLSRAQFWDLIERIRERQTNMSVLVATAYMEEAERFDWLVAMDDGKVMATGHATELKSQTQCDDLEAAFIALLPEEKRQGHKKVVIPPRDTSDDDVIAIEAQDLTMRFGQFVAVDHVNFKIPKGEIFGFLGSNGCGKSTTMKMLTGLLQASEGQAWLFGQEIDPKDIETRKRVGYMSQAFSLYSELSVEQNLVLHAKLFHIPDEQIQQRIDEMCQRFDLDEVRDTMPDDLPLGIRQRLSLAVAVIHRPEMLILDEPTSGVDPVARDMFWNLMVDLSRRDGVTIFISTHFMNEAERCDRISLMHAGKVLDCDTPANLIKKRQLTTLEETFIAYLQDAVGEAGATKDTAPEFHVDPELKKQADEALKSRFSLRRLFSYSIREGMELRRDPVRSTLALLGTVILMFIMGYGISMDVENLRFSVLDRDQTGLSQGYTLNLAGSRYFIEQPPLQDYDELETALRSGKVSVAIEIPPNFARDIAKGHSVKIGVWVDGAMPNRAETVRGYVQAMHLAWLSTMAAKQPAGVVGMPVIDIQTRYRYNPDVKSLPAIVPAVIPLLLMMIPAMLSALSVVREKELGSMINLYVTPITKLEFLLGKQLPYILLGMFNFLMLCALSVFVFGVSFKGSFLTLTLAAFLYITIATGMGLLISCFMKSQIAAIFGTAIITLIPATQFSGMIDPVSSLEGIGRWVGMVYPTSHFLTITRGTFSKGLNLFDLQASFIPLLITIPIVIGLSVIFLKKQES
- a CDS encoding ABC-F family ATP-binding cassette domain-containing protein, with protein sequence MSTLLSVKSLNYDTSTTSLLSDITFTLQRGDRIGLIGHNGSGKSTLLKLLTGQLSPNSGSITYANQCITAYIEQHLPEEVAQLCLIDAIMQQLPVAERLSERWRAEVLLADLGFTEMQWTQKANQISGGQHTRLLLGRALIQQPDLMLLDEPSNHLDLPTLIWLGNFLQQWKGSFVLVSHDQDLLDKVTNCTWILRDKTLHFFRLPCSSARQLLNQKDLADEKRHQAEQKEIDRIAVSAKRLAIWGQVYDNEDLSRKAKQMEKHIDRLKDAQTELTDGYQWTLALNGKSIPADRVLELDHANIKTPDEKLLFTTGFHQVKSGDRIAIIGANGCGKSTLLRLLWQRFKADERYSDQLTFHPSINAGYYDQQLEQLNDNDSLSDALRPFASLVDEQRKMALIGAGFPYARHQQKVATLSGGERARLLFIGLSLAQYELVMLDEPTNHLDLEGKEALSEQIAQFAGALLVVSHDKWLIETSCQRFWYINNHRLEEYLDVEEVYQQIEQQSHLQHNDTMNQRAVSPAINETVSQSTAYEDELLEKLLLLEEKLQADKQRKLAHQKPQLQQQWMDEIEKIQARLNL
- a CDS encoding PadR family transcriptional regulator — its product is MNSEQQSESCACDGKSLSRMFNPKQLRIYILHLLADGANYGYELIKKIGNETAGFYCPSPGVIYPTLTLLEELGFITAQKEQGKGRKCYSLTPEGKCFLLLKTEILAEVKLKLNYAQELKAGNQFAKEIELAVDKFKSLLRHKIVLQELTKEQSTRVVEIINSAVERIEQVNSVLTTEENEHG
- a CDS encoding ABC transporter permease, producing the protein MRKLLNIFHLGVKELRSLGRDKAMLALIVFAFTVSIYSSATVTPGSLHNAPIAIADQDKSQLSNRIINSFYAPYFNPPADVTPEQIDGLLDRGTYTFALDIPPNFQRDVLAGRHPEIQVNIDATRMSQAFLGNSYIQNITLGEVNEFLAKYRSNASLPVDLEVRMRFNPNLTQSWFGSVMAIINNITMLSIVLTGAALIREREHGTVEHLMVMPLTPFEIMLSKIWSMGLVVLVASGVSLLLVVKTLLQVPIEGSILLFMGGVALSLFATTSIGIFMGTLARSMPQFGLLMILVLLPLNMLSGGMTARESMPQLVQDIMLTMPTTHFVSLAQAILYRGAGFQIVWPQFIVLLIIGIVFFSFALLRFRKTIATMA
- a CDS encoding GNAT family N-acetyltransferase, with translation MNVEIKPATMKDANLILEMIIELAEYEKARHEVKASVTDIENSLFGENSNTEALICYVDGKPAGYAVFFSSYSTWLGNNGIYLEDLYVSPDYRGAGAGKKLLKHIAMIASERKCQRLEWSVLDWNQPAIDFYKSIGAEPQDEWVRYRLDEKAIAKFIN
- a CDS encoding DEAD/DEAH box helicase, which produces MAKTNNIIQAKESSYMKDNVKTPSSESVEGAEVKTEVVQDKKFKEVVCPKVPTSYFKRAKRQRTK
- a CDS encoding HlyD family secretion protein; translation: MKINKQKIIFYVVIILIIAAGGFYYWSVNSNNLPAGFAESNGRIEATEIDIATKTAGRIDSITVREGDFVKEGQVLAKMDTRALQEQLHEVQAQLRQAISNVSTAESGLVQRESEKLAAQAVVRQREAELDAAQKRLNRSRALVKTKAVSQQQVDDDTAQVQGARAALQAAKAQVAASIAAIDSAKAGVVQAKTRVDAATATERRIIADLDDSVLKAPRNGRIQYRVAEPGEVLGAGGRVLNMVDLSDVYMTFFLPTEDAGKVALGSDVHIVLDAAPNIVIPAKATFVASVAQFTPKTVETQNERLKLMFRVRARISPELLEKHLEYVKTGLPGKAYVRLDADAQWPTDLEVRLPQ